One genomic segment of Bacteroides caccae includes these proteins:
- the clpB gene encoding ATP-dependent chaperone ClpB: MNFNNFTIKSQEAIQEAVNLVKSRGQQAIEPVHIMQGVMKVGENVTNFIFQKLGMNGQQVAVVVDKQIDSLPKVSGGEPYLSREANDVLQKATQYSKEMGDEFVSLEHILLALLTVKSTVSTILKDAGMTEKELRNAISELRKGEKVTSQSSEDTYQSLEKYAINLNEAARSGKLDPVIGRDEEIRRVLQILSRRTKNNPILIGEPGTGKTAIVEGLAHRILRGDVPENLKNKQVYSLDMGALVAGAKYKGEFEERLKSVVNEVKKSEGDIILFIDEIHTLVGAGKGEGAMDAANILKPALARGELRSIGATTLDEYQKYFEKDKALERRFQIVQVDEPDNLSTISILRGLKERYENHHHVRIKDDAIIAAVELSSRYITDRFLPDKAIDLMDEAAAKLRMEVDSVPEELDEISRKIKQLEIEREAIKRENDKPKLEIIGKELAELKELEKSFKAKWQSEKTLMDKIQQNKVEIENLKFEAEKAEREGDYGKVAEIRYGKLQALDKEIEDTQKKLRDMQGDKAMIKEEVDAEDIADVVSRWTGIPVSKMLQSEKDKLLHLEEELHQRVIGQDEAIEAVADAVRRSRAGLQDPKRPIGSFIFLGTTGVGKTELAKALAEFLFDDETMMTRIDMSEYQEKHSVSRLVGAPPGYVGYDEGGQLTEAIRRKPYSVVLFDEIEKAHPDVFNILLQVLDDGRLTDNKGRVVNFKNTIIIMTSNMGSSYIQSQMEKLNGSNKEEVIEETKKEVMNMLKKTIRPEFLNRIDETIMFLPLTENEIRQIVLLQIKSVQKMLAENGVELEMTDAALNFLSQVGYDPEFGARPVKRAIQRYLLNDLSKKLLAQEVDRSKAIIVDAGGDGLVFRN; encoded by the coding sequence ATGAACTTTAACAATTTTACAATCAAATCCCAAGAAGCGATACAGGAGGCTGTAAATCTGGTGAAAAGCCGGGGGCAACAAGCCATAGAACCCGTTCACATCATGCAGGGGGTGATGAAGGTAGGCGAAAACGTTACGAACTTCATCTTCCAAAAGTTAGGTATGAATGGACAGCAAGTAGCGGTTGTTGTTGACAAACAGATTGATTCGCTGCCTAAAGTTTCCGGTGGTGAGCCGTATCTGAGCCGTGAAGCAAATGATGTATTGCAGAAAGCAACCCAGTATTCAAAGGAAATGGGCGACGAGTTTGTTTCTTTGGAACATATACTGTTAGCGTTGCTCACTGTAAAAAGCACTGTATCCACCATTCTGAAAGATGCCGGAATGACGGAAAAGGAGTTGCGTAACGCTATCAGCGAATTAAGGAAAGGAGAAAAAGTAACGTCACAATCCAGTGAGGACACTTATCAATCATTGGAAAAATATGCCATTAACCTGAATGAAGCTGCTCGTAGCGGTAAACTCGATCCGGTAATCGGACGTGACGAAGAAATTCGACGGGTACTTCAGATATTAAGCCGGAGAACTAAGAACAATCCGATTCTGATTGGTGAACCGGGTACGGGTAAAACAGCTATTGTCGAAGGATTAGCGCATCGTATCCTACGGGGAGACGTACCCGAGAACCTGAAGAACAAACAGGTTTATTCGTTGGATATGGGTGCACTCGTTGCCGGTGCAAAGTACAAAGGTGAGTTTGAGGAACGTCTGAAATCGGTAGTCAATGAAGTGAAGAAGTCGGAAGGTGATATTATCTTATTTATTGATGAAATCCATACATTGGTAGGTGCTGGGAAAGGCGAAGGTGCCATGGACGCCGCAAATATTCTAAAACCGGCTCTGGCCCGTGGCGAACTGCGCTCTATCGGTGCAACCACCCTTGACGAATATCAGAAATACTTCGAAAAGGATAAAGCATTGGAACGCCGTTTCCAAATCGTACAAGTAGACGAACCGGATAACCTGAGCACGATTTCTATCCTCCGCGGACTGAAAGAACGTTACGAAAATCACCATCATGTGCGTATCAAAGACGACGCAATTATTGCAGCCGTGGAGCTAAGTAGCCGCTACATCACCGACCGTTTCTTGCCGGATAAGGCTATTGATCTTATGGACGAAGCTGCCGCCAAATTACGAATGGAAGTAGATTCCGTACCGGAAGAACTGGACGAGATCTCCCGTAAAATCAAGCAACTGGAGATTGAGCGAGAAGCTATCAAACGTGAAAACGACAAACCGAAACTGGAGATTATCGGTAAGGAACTCGCTGAATTGAAAGAATTGGAAAAATCTTTCAAAGCTAAATGGCAAAGCGAAAAGACGTTAATGGATAAGATTCAACAGAACAAAGTAGAGATAGAGAATCTGAAATTCGAAGCCGAGAAAGCTGAACGCGAAGGAGATTATGGCAAAGTAGCCGAAATCCGTTACGGAAAACTTCAGGCATTGGATAAAGAAATTGAGGATACTCAAAAGAAGCTGCGCGATATGCAGGGAGACAAGGCAATGATAAAAGAGGAAGTAGATGCCGAAGATATTGCTGATGTTGTTTCTCGTTGGACAGGTATTCCGGTTAGCAAAATGCTGCAAAGCGAGAAAGATAAATTGTTGCATTTGGAAGAAGAACTTCACCAACGTGTAATCGGCCAAGATGAAGCAATTGAAGCAGTTGCCGATGCAGTGCGCCGTAGCCGGGCAGGATTACAAGATCCAAAACGTCCGATTGGTTCGTTTATCTTCCTCGGAACAACGGGGGTGGGTAAGACAGAATTGGCGAAAGCACTGGCAGAATTCCTATTTGATGATGAAACGATGATGACCCGTATAGACATGAGTGAGTATCAGGAAAAGCATAGTGTTTCACGTCTGGTCGGAGCACCTCCGGGATATGTAGGATATGACGAAGGTGGTCAGTTGACAGAAGCTATTCGGCGGAAACCTTACTCTGTTGTGTTGTTTGATGAAATAGAGAAAGCGCATCCGGATGTTTTTAATATTCTGTTGCAAGTATTGGACGACGGAAGATTGACAGACAATAAAGGAAGGGTAGTTAACTTCAAGAATACGATCATTATCATGACTTCAAATATGGGAAGTTCCTATATACAAAGTCAAATGGAGAAACTGAACGGTTCTAATAAGGAAGAGGTAATCGAAGAAACGAAGAAGGAAGTGATGAATATGTTGAAGAAAACGATTCGTCCGGAATTTCTGAATCGTATTGACGAAACAATTATGTTCTTGCCGCTGACAGAAAATGAAATCAGGCAAATTGTCCTCTTACAAATCAAGAGCGTACAGAAAATGCTTGCTGAAAACGGTGTGGAATTGGAAATGACAGATGCTGCATTAAACTTCTTGTCACAAGTAGGTTATGATCCTGAATTCGGAGCGCGTCCGGTGAAAAGAGCTATTCAACGCTATTTGCTGAACGACCTGTCTAAGAAACTGCTAGCTCAGGAAGTAGATCGAAGTAAAGCGATCATTGTCGATGCTGGCGGAGACGGATTAGTATTCAGAAATTAA
- a CDS encoding DUF6621 family protein: MNDKPQIKLSETVVLIDAAFLNFVITDMKGYFEDTLQRSLQEIDLSILTTYLTLDAGITEGKNEVQFLFVYDKESGRLVHCRPSDLEKELNGVAFQSPYGEYSFASVPSEGMVTREDLFLDLLSIVADSADVKRMIVISFNEEYGKKVADALNEIKDKEVIQFRMNEPDAPVKYKWEMLAFPVMQALGIKADELQ; the protein is encoded by the coding sequence ATGAACGATAAACCTCAAATAAAACTGTCTGAAACAGTAGTGCTGATTGATGCAGCTTTTCTGAACTTTGTAATTACAGATATGAAAGGATACTTTGAAGATACTTTGCAACGTTCTTTACAAGAGATAGACCTTTCGATACTGACTACCTATCTTACTTTGGACGCCGGGATTACGGAAGGGAAAAATGAAGTCCAATTTCTTTTTGTTTACGATAAGGAGTCTGGGCGGCTTGTACATTGCCGGCCTTCCGATCTGGAGAAAGAACTGAACGGGGTTGCTTTTCAAAGCCCTTATGGAGAATATTCATTTGCCAGTGTCCCTTCGGAGGGAATGGTGACAAGGGAAGATTTATTCTTGGATTTGCTGTCTATTGTTGCCGATTCGGCTGATGTGAAAAGAATGATTGTGATTTCCTTTAATGAAGAATACGGGAAGAAAGTGGCTGATGCGCTGAATGAAATAAAAGATAAGGAAGTGATTCAGTTCCGCATGAACGAACCGGATGCTCCGGTGAAGTATAAATGGGAAATGTTGGCTTTTCCTGTGATGCAGGCATTGGGGATCAAAGCTGACGAACTACAATAA
- a CDS encoding LysR family transcriptional regulator, with the protein MSDFRLKVFQSVAKNLSFTKASQELFVSQPAITKHIQELETYYQARLFERQGSKISLTDAGELLLKHSEKILDDYKQLEYEMHLLHNEYIGELRLGASTTIAQYVLPPLLGNFIAKFPQVNLSLINGNSRGVETALQEHRIDLGLVEGIFRLPNLKYTSFLQDELVAVVHAHTKLDIQDEITPEDLPNIPLVLRERGSGTLDVFERALSQHNLKLSSLNVMMYLGSTESIKLFLEHTDCMGIVSIRSVHKELVAGNLRVIEIKGMPMQREFNFVQLQGQEGGLSQVFMRFAGHHSKSL; encoded by the coding sequence GTGTCTGATTTTCGTTTAAAAGTATTCCAAAGTGTAGCGAAGAACCTGAGTTTTACGAAAGCTTCGCAAGAACTGTTTGTAAGCCAGCCTGCTATCACTAAGCATATCCAGGAGTTAGAGACTTATTATCAGGCTCGTTTGTTCGAGCGTCAGGGAAGTAAAATTTCGCTGACCGATGCGGGGGAATTGCTGTTGAAGCATAGTGAGAAGATTCTGGATGATTACAAGCAACTGGAATATGAGATGCATTTGTTGCATAACGAGTATATTGGTGAATTGAGACTGGGTGCCAGTACAACGATTGCCCAATATGTCCTTCCTCCTTTATTGGGAAATTTCATAGCTAAGTTTCCGCAGGTCAATCTTTCTCTAATCAATGGAAATTCCCGGGGAGTGGAAACAGCCTTACAGGAACATCGGATAGATTTAGGTTTGGTGGAAGGAATCTTTCGTCTGCCTAACTTAAAGTATACTTCATTCTTGCAGGACGAACTTGTAGCAGTGGTGCACGCGCATACCAAGCTGGATATTCAGGATGAGATTACTCCGGAAGACTTGCCGAATATTCCATTAGTTCTGCGTGAAAGAGGTTCCGGGACGCTGGATGTCTTCGAACGTGCTTTGTCGCAGCATAATCTGAAACTGTCTTCTTTAAATGTAATGATGTATCTCGGCAGTACGGAAAGCATTAAACTTTTCCTCGAACATACTGATTGTATGGGGATTGTCTCTATCCGTTCCGTACATAAAGAACTCGTTGCAGGTAATCTGCGTGTAATTGAGATAAAGGGAATGCCTATGCAGCGTGAATTTAACTTTGTGCAACTGCAAGGGCAGGAGGGGGGATTATCCCAAGTCTTTATGCGGTTTGCGGGACATCATAGTAAAAGTCTGTAA
- a CDS encoding YccF domain-containing protein, with the protein MGCFMNLLWLLLGGIFTAVEYLISSLLMMITIIGIPFGMQTLKLAGLALWPFGKEVRNGSRSSGCLYILMNVIWIFVGGIWICLSHLLFGAMLCITIIGIPFGLQHFKLAALALSPFGKDIITV; encoded by the coding sequence ATGGGCTGTTTTATGAATCTTTTGTGGCTGTTGCTTGGTGGAATTTTTACGGCGGTAGAATATCTTATCTCAAGTTTATTAATGATGATTACTATTATTGGTATTCCTTTTGGGATGCAAACGTTGAAATTGGCAGGACTTGCTTTATGGCCTTTTGGCAAGGAAGTTAGAAACGGAAGCCGTTCTAGTGGTTGCCTTTATATACTGATGAACGTGATATGGATATTCGTGGGTGGCATTTGGATTTGTTTGTCACATTTGCTTTTTGGGGCGATGTTGTGTATAACTATTATTGGTATTCCTTTTGGTTTACAGCACTTTAAGTTGGCGGCATTAGCTTTATCACCTTTCGGAAAAGATATTATAACTGTGTAA
- a CDS encoding YeiH family protein, whose product MISTATKTLQGNNKTIYVALLSTLTFFLFLDYIPGLEAWSAWVTPPVALFLGLIFALTCGQAHPKFNKKTSKYLLQYSVVGLGFGMNLHSALASGKEGMEFTVISVIGTLVIGWFIGRKLFKIDRNTAYLISSGTAICGGSAIAAVGPVLRAKDSEMSVALGTIFILNAIALFIFPMIGHALSMDQQQFGTWAAIAIHDTSSVVGAGAAYGEEALKVATTIKLTRALWIIPMAFATSFIFKSKGQKISIPWFIFFFVLAMVVNTYLLDGVPQLGAAINGIARKTLTITMFFIGASLSLDVLKAVGIKPLLQGVLLWVVISLSTLAYIYFV is encoded by the coding sequence ATGATTTCAACAGCTACAAAAACGTTGCAGGGAAACAACAAAACCATTTATGTTGCACTACTTTCTACTTTGACTTTCTTTCTGTTTTTAGACTATATTCCGGGGTTGGAGGCATGGTCGGCATGGGTGACTCCTCCGGTTGCTTTGTTTCTTGGACTTATTTTTGCGTTGACTTGCGGACAGGCACATCCGAAATTTAATAAGAAAACATCTAAATATTTATTGCAATATTCTGTTGTCGGACTGGGATTCGGAATGAATCTACATTCGGCTCTAGCTTCCGGTAAAGAAGGTATGGAGTTTACAGTTATTTCCGTAATCGGTACTTTAGTGATCGGTTGGTTCATCGGACGTAAGTTGTTTAAGATAGACCGGAACACTGCCTATCTTATTAGTTCAGGAACTGCTATTTGCGGTGGGAGTGCCATTGCAGCCGTAGGACCGGTGTTGAGGGCGAAAGATAGTGAAATGTCTGTTGCACTGGGTACTATTTTTATTTTGAATGCGATTGCACTTTTTATCTTCCCGATGATTGGTCATGCTTTGAGTATGGATCAGCAACAGTTCGGAACTTGGGCGGCAATTGCTATTCACGATACAAGTTCGGTTGTTGGTGCAGGCGCTGCTTATGGAGAGGAAGCCTTGAAAGTGGCCACTACTATCAAACTGACTCGCGCTCTCTGGATAATTCCTATGGCCTTTGCCACTTCATTTATCTTTAAAAGTAAAGGACAGAAGATCAGTATTCCCTGGTTTATCTTCTTCTTTGTGTTGGCAATGGTGGTAAATACTTATTTACTTGACGGAGTGCCGCAGTTGGGAGCTGCAATCAACGGAATTGCCCGTAAAACATTGACAATTACCATGTTCTTTATCGGCGCTTCTCTTTCTCTTGATGTGCTAAAAGCAGTCGGAATTAAGCCATTGTTACAGGGAGTTTTGCTTTGGGTAGTGATTAGCTTGAGCACGTTGGCATATATCTATTTTGTATAA
- a CDS encoding tubulin-like doman-containing protein produces the protein MATKIKRCLYIGLGGTGMKSLLHTKKMFIETYGEVPPMIGFLGIDTDGGEYKKELDSKYGNVVLTPNEQLPIRVDEARPIYEVNKEHFAWLPEENIYALTSMTLGAGQIRSNGRFAITVNHTEVENKIVSVLTDITRANISNNEKYELLANEIEVHIVFSLCGGTGCGTFINMAYLLRKFAPNCKLTGYGVLPDVFEAMSNAGMAKVKPNAYGAIQDLDWLMHLHMKSDKIAFDYINYIQETNDRPFNAFIFIDNKNPNNDTYTHIDQIAEMISLALITSAGELSTTSASVSDNLEKNIREGSMDIENKKAWAAGLGVCEILFRGRDLSEIYSIKSAKRLIELLLNSCVDADTIVNQWIDSKDVNIRENNGFDNVIDYILNKSPRSPFSAIDNRANAQTEVDLFINSAMPKEGEVNGKIQSLSERVSDELRKLIVKEINQECGIGAAESIILGIQAQINVFMKEMNSELDDLSNRKPGLEAAVKMAVKDLSDYDSKLFKNKARAEEYCEDVINAATQLVINEREIIRRKAAITFYTGLQAELLEYYTRISNIKDMLVAIFSNYTNRLAEIQNRVGKASQTFQIDLAQSFVNKVVLEEEEIQVEEFLKSLIYPEKIYEFSDKRTTEIEKIFLDYAHTLSTARVWAKTTVDDIMNKMDEESFTHILKMAINKSAPLFRYNYRGYTPQEKPCDSYYIGVPDKKNSRLVEDNKLKNLLPPGSVNLDFASIGVKDRVIIYRQVGVVPAYCITPLPSYEEKYNNCNACCHFDAIIRNKMLREEYNLYPKAAIDDTLELWVKGFIFGLIKNENDKYYYQSEEYGDPLDDNWVELLKYRDEAFDAFKRSKNSVRKEFNQYFEQFQKTKGAEAMQALIDDAKLYYFDKYSQISLTKEQIKAKGFESIRKLITEELEYVKKEL, from the coding sequence ATGGCTACTAAAATCAAACGTTGCCTATATATAGGCCTTGGCGGAACAGGTATGAAATCGCTGCTCCATACAAAGAAAATGTTTATTGAAACATATGGAGAGGTTCCTCCAATGATCGGTTTCTTAGGCATAGATACTGATGGGGGTGAGTATAAAAAAGAGCTTGATTCAAAGTATGGAAATGTCGTACTTACACCGAATGAGCAATTGCCCATTAGAGTAGATGAGGCACGTCCTATTTACGAAGTTAATAAAGAACATTTTGCATGGCTGCCGGAAGAGAATATTTATGCGTTGACATCGATGACTTTGGGAGCCGGACAAATTCGTAGTAACGGCCGTTTTGCAATTACAGTGAATCATACTGAGGTTGAAAATAAGATTGTTTCAGTATTGACGGACATTACACGTGCTAATATTTCTAATAATGAAAAGTATGAGTTGTTGGCCAATGAGATTGAGGTGCATATTGTATTTTCGCTTTGTGGGGGAACAGGCTGTGGCACATTTATTAATATGGCTTATCTCCTTAGAAAATTTGCTCCAAATTGTAAATTGACAGGGTATGGTGTTCTTCCGGATGTATTTGAGGCTATGTCTAATGCTGGTATGGCAAAAGTCAAACCGAATGCTTATGGAGCCATTCAAGACCTTGATTGGTTGATGCATCTTCACATGAAAAGTGATAAAATAGCTTTTGATTATATTAACTATATTCAGGAAACGAATGATAGACCTTTCAATGCATTTATTTTTATAGATAACAAAAATCCGAATAATGATACATATACTCATATTGATCAGATTGCTGAAATGATCAGTTTGGCTTTGATTACTTCCGCCGGAGAACTCTCTACTACATCTGCCAGTGTCAGTGACAACCTGGAAAAGAATATACGTGAGGGGTCAATGGATATAGAAAATAAGAAAGCGTGGGCAGCAGGCCTTGGAGTTTGTGAGATTCTATTCAGAGGACGTGATTTAAGCGAAATATATTCCATTAAGTCGGCCAAAAGATTGATTGAACTGTTGCTTAATTCATGCGTCGATGCAGATACGATTGTCAACCAGTGGATAGATTCGAAAGATGTTAATATACGTGAGAATAATGGTTTTGACAATGTGATAGACTACATACTCAATAAATCTCCTCGTAGTCCATTTTCTGCGATTGACAATCGTGCGAATGCACAAACGGAAGTCGACTTGTTTATCAATAGTGCAATGCCTAAAGAAGGAGAAGTTAATGGAAAAATACAAAGCTTGAGTGAACGTGTATCTGATGAATTACGCAAGTTGATAGTTAAAGAAATTAATCAAGAATGTGGTATTGGCGCTGCTGAAAGTATTATTTTGGGAATACAAGCACAAATCAATGTGTTCATGAAAGAAATGAATAGTGAATTGGATGATTTGAGTAACAGAAAGCCGGGTTTGGAAGCAGCAGTAAAAATGGCGGTAAAAGATTTGAGTGATTATGATTCTAAACTTTTCAAAAACAAAGCAAGAGCCGAGGAGTATTGCGAAGATGTGATAAACGCTGCAACTCAATTAGTCATCAATGAGCGTGAAATTATTCGGCGAAAAGCTGCAATTACTTTTTATACAGGACTACAAGCCGAATTGCTGGAATATTATACAAGAATATCCAATATAAAAGATATGCTTGTTGCAATATTCTCTAATTATACTAATCGTTTGGCTGAGATACAAAATAGAGTGGGTAAAGCATCACAAACTTTCCAGATAGATCTTGCTCAATCATTTGTAAATAAGGTAGTACTTGAAGAAGAGGAGATTCAAGTAGAAGAATTCCTGAAATCATTGATTTATCCGGAAAAAATATATGAGTTCAGCGATAAGCGTACTACTGAAATAGAAAAAATATTTCTTGATTATGCTCACACTCTGTCTACTGCACGTGTCTGGGCTAAGACTACTGTCGATGATATAATGAATAAAATGGATGAAGAATCCTTTACGCATATTTTGAAGATGGCAATTAATAAGTCGGCACCGTTGTTCAGATATAATTATCGTGGATATACTCCACAAGAAAAACCATGTGATAGTTATTATATAGGTGTGCCGGATAAGAAAAACTCTCGTTTGGTTGAAGATAACAAACTGAAAAATTTGTTACCTCCTGGAAGTGTCAATTTAGATTTCGCGAGTATCGGGGTTAAAGATAGAGTTATCATCTATCGCCAAGTCGGTGTAGTACCGGCATATTGCATAACCCCATTACCTTCGTATGAAGAAAAATATAATAACTGTAATGCTTGCTGTCATTTTGATGCCATTATTCGAAACAAAATGTTACGCGAAGAATACAATCTTTATCCGAAAGCAGCGATTGACGATACGCTTGAATTATGGGTGAAAGGGTTCATCTTTGGGCTTATTAAAAATGAAAATGACAAATACTATTATCAAAGTGAAGAGTATGGAGATCCTTTAGATGATAATTGGGTGGAGTTGTTGAAATATCGTGATGAAGCTTTTGATGCTTTTAAGAGAAGTAAAAATAGTGTTCGTAAGGAATTTAATCAATACTTCGAACAGTTTCAGAAAACTAAAGGAGCAGAGGCTATGCAAGCTTTAATTGATGACGCTAAACTTTATTATTTTGATAAGTACTCACAAATCAGTTTGACAAAAGAGCAAATTAAAGCTAAAGGTTTTGAGAGTATCCGTAAATTGATTACTGAAGAACTGGAATACGTAAAGAAAGAATTATGA